The following proteins are encoded in a genomic region of Streptomyces sp. NBC_01723:
- a CDS encoding IclR family transcriptional regulator: MGRLVPAVTRALDILELFLDGDGTLSAPDIVRRLQLPRTTVHELVTTLAARKYIVPVAGQPGRYRLGVRPYQLGARYAEHLDLAAEGQQVARSVAETCDETVHVAILEDTDVIYIAKVDSTHAVRMVSAAGRRLPAHCTSVGKMLLASLPEPEVAARFPDGTELTAMTPNSITDPAALREALAGVRERGTAVESRESNPDVSCVAAPVRDRTGRVVAALSISVPMIRWSEERLGELEELAVKGAAELSERLGHRGAA, from the coding sequence ATGGGACGTCTCGTACCCGCCGTGACCCGGGCTCTCGACATACTGGAGCTCTTCCTCGACGGGGACGGCACGCTGTCCGCCCCCGACATCGTGCGCCGGCTCCAGCTGCCCCGGACCACCGTGCACGAGCTGGTCACCACGCTCGCCGCCCGCAAGTACATCGTCCCGGTCGCCGGGCAGCCCGGACGGTACCGGCTGGGCGTGCGCCCGTACCAGCTCGGCGCCCGCTACGCCGAGCACCTCGACCTCGCCGCCGAGGGCCAGCAGGTCGCCCGGAGCGTCGCCGAGACCTGCGACGAGACCGTGCACGTGGCGATCCTGGAGGACACCGACGTCATCTACATCGCCAAGGTGGACTCCACGCACGCGGTGCGCATGGTGTCCGCGGCCGGACGCCGGCTGCCCGCCCACTGCACGTCCGTCGGCAAGATGCTGCTGGCCTCGCTGCCCGAGCCGGAGGTCGCCGCGCGCTTTCCCGACGGCACCGAGCTGACCGCGATGACCCCGAACAGCATCACCGACCCGGCCGCCCTGCGCGAGGCCCTGGCCGGCGTCCGCGAGCGCGGCACGGCGGTGGAGAGCCGCGAGTCCAACCCGGACGTCTCCTGCGTGGCCGCCCCGGTGCGCGACCGCACGGGCCGGGTCGTGGCCGCGCTGTCGATCTCCGTGCCCATGATCCGCTGGAGCGAGGAGCGCCTCGGCGAGCTGGAGGAGCTGGCCGTCAAGGGCGCCGCCGAGCTGTCCGAGCGGCTCGGACACCGGGGGGCGGCGTGA
- a CDS encoding FadR/GntR family transcriptional regulator: MTDALRPMTKQRLYEQVLERLRQYVTDGGLRAGDRLPPERDLAQRLGVSRASVKQAIVVLEVQGLVEARHGGGTYLVRDSLDVEPVEKMVERRRRLPDVLEAREALETKLAELAAERRTEDDVAAMRAALTVMAEEIERGEDGVEGDRLFHAAVTAAAHSSLLAEFMRSIAHQIAESRTESLRQPGRPGRSLAQHQAILDAIAAGEPRHAATAMRRHVRTVAKVRLLDWDPEDER, from the coding sequence GTGACCGACGCCCTGCGCCCGATGACCAAGCAGCGCCTCTACGAGCAGGTGCTGGAGCGGCTGCGCCAGTACGTCACCGACGGCGGCCTGCGGGCCGGCGACCGGCTTCCGCCCGAACGGGACCTCGCCCAGCGGCTCGGCGTCAGCCGGGCCTCCGTGAAGCAGGCCATCGTGGTACTCGAGGTCCAGGGCCTGGTGGAGGCGCGGCACGGCGGCGGGACGTACCTCGTCCGGGACAGCCTCGACGTGGAACCCGTCGAGAAGATGGTCGAGCGCCGACGACGCCTGCCGGATGTCCTGGAGGCCCGCGAGGCGCTGGAGACGAAACTCGCCGAACTCGCCGCGGAGCGCCGCACGGAGGACGACGTGGCCGCGATGCGGGCCGCGCTGACCGTGATGGCCGAGGAGATCGAGCGGGGCGAGGACGGGGTCGAGGGGGACCGCCTGTTCCACGCGGCGGTGACGGCCGCGGCGCACAGCAGTCTGCTCGCCGAGTTCATGCGCTCCATCGCCCACCAGATCGCCGAGAGCCGCACCGAGTCGCTGCGCCAGCCCGGCCGGCCCGGCCGCTCGCTGGCCCAGCACCAGGCCATCCTCGACGCGATCGCCGCCGGGGAGCCCCGGCACGCGGCCACCGCGATGCGCCGTCACGTCCGCACCGTCGCCAAGGTCCGCCTGCTGGACTGGGACCCGGAGGACGAGCGCTGA
- a CDS encoding SLC13 family permease, with the protein MSPELVSILVLVVVFVIATTRSVNMGALAFAAAFGVGTLVADLDADGIFAGFPGDLFVVLVGVTYLFAIARANGTTDWLVHAAVRLVRGRVALIPWVMFALTGALTAIGAVSPAAVAIVAPIALSFATRYAISPLLMGTMVVHGAQAGGFSPISIYGSIVNGIVEREGLPGSEVGLFLASLIANLLIASVLFAVLGGRKLWARGSVPVDGDGPTEATGTGAGGGAEKGPGEGTGTAGTAPTAVAVRHGQDTDGTGGATRLTPARIATLVALVALVVAVLGFDLDAGLTAVSLAVVLSTAWPDDSRRAVGEIAWSTVLLICGVLTYVGVLEEMGTITWAGEGVGGIGVPLLAAVLLCYIGAIVSAFASSVGIMGALIPLAVPFLAQGEIGAVGMVAALAVSATVVDVSPFSTNGALVLAAAPDVDRERFFRQLMVYGGIVVAAVPALAWLVLVVPGFG; encoded by the coding sequence ATGTCCCCCGAACTCGTCTCGATCCTCGTCCTGGTCGTGGTGTTCGTCATCGCCACCACCCGCTCCGTCAACATGGGCGCCCTCGCCTTCGCCGCCGCCTTCGGGGTGGGCACGCTCGTCGCCGACCTCGACGCGGACGGCATCTTCGCCGGTTTCCCCGGCGACCTCTTCGTCGTCCTCGTCGGCGTCACCTACCTGTTCGCGATCGCCCGCGCCAACGGCACCACGGACTGGCTGGTGCACGCGGCCGTCCGGCTGGTCAGGGGGCGGGTCGCGCTGATCCCCTGGGTGATGTTCGCGCTCACCGGGGCGCTCACGGCGATCGGCGCGGTCAGTCCGGCCGCGGTGGCCATCGTCGCGCCGATCGCGCTGAGCTTCGCCACCCGGTACGCAATCAGCCCGCTGCTCATGGGCACGATGGTGGTGCACGGCGCGCAGGCCGGCGGGTTCTCGCCGATCAGCATCTACGGCTCGATCGTCAACGGCATCGTCGAGCGCGAGGGCCTGCCGGGCAGCGAGGTCGGCCTCTTCCTCGCCTCCCTGATCGCCAACCTCCTCATCGCGTCCGTGCTGTTCGCGGTGCTCGGCGGGCGGAAGCTGTGGGCGCGGGGGTCGGTGCCGGTGGACGGCGACGGCCCGACCGAGGCGACCGGGACGGGTGCCGGCGGGGGCGCCGAGAAGGGCCCCGGCGAGGGCACCGGCACCGCGGGAACCGCCCCCACCGCCGTCGCCGTGCGCCACGGCCAGGACACCGACGGCACCGGCGGCGCCACCCGCCTCACCCCCGCCCGGATCGCCACCCTGGTCGCCCTGGTCGCCCTGGTCGTGGCCGTCCTCGGGTTCGATCTGGACGCCGGTCTGACCGCGGTCAGCCTCGCCGTGGTGCTGAGCACCGCCTGGCCGGACGACAGCCGCCGCGCGGTCGGTGAGATCGCCTGGTCCACCGTCCTGCTGATCTGCGGTGTCCTCACCTACGTCGGCGTGCTGGAGGAAATGGGCACCATCACCTGGGCCGGTGAGGGCGTCGGCGGCATCGGCGTCCCGCTGCTGGCCGCGGTGCTGCTCTGCTACATCGGCGCGATCGTGTCGGCCTTCGCCTCCTCCGTGGGCATCATGGGCGCGCTGATCCCGCTGGCGGTGCCGTTCCTCGCGCAGGGCGAGATCGGCGCGGTCGGCATGGTGGCGGCGCTCGCGGTGTCGGCGACGGTCGTGGACGTCAGCCCCTTCTCGACCAACGGCGCGCTGGTGCTGGCCGCGGCGCCGGACGTCGACCGGGAACGCTTCTTCCGGCAGTTGATGGTGTACGGCGGGATCGTGGTGGCGGCCGTGCCCGCGCTGGCGTGGCTCGTACTGGTCGTGCCCGGCTTCGGGTAG
- a CDS encoding acyl-CoA synthetase — protein MSSLFPALFPTPADGPALRFGERSLTYAELAAAAGATAGRMGDAGRVAVWATPAMETAVAVVAALLAGVPAVPLNPKSGDKELAHILSDSEPSLVLAAPDAELPPALGALERVDVDAHATGPVPEDRSDDGDPALVVYTSGTTGPPKGAVIPRRALSTTLDALADAWQWTGDDVLVHGLPLFHVHGLVLGILGPLRRGGSVRHLGRFSAEGAARELNDGATMLFGVPTMYHRIAESLPGDPELAKALSGARLLVSGSAALPVHDHERIAAATGRRVIERYGMTETLMNTSVRADGEPRAGTVGVPLPGVELRLVEEDGTPIAEPDGESVGEIQVRGPNLFTEYLNRPDATAAAFTGDGFFRTGDMAVRDPDGYVRIVGRKATDLIKSGGYKIGAGEIENALLEHAGVREAAVTGEPDPDLGERIVAWIVPADPGAPPALETLADHVAARLAPHKRPRVVRYLDALPRNDMGKIMKRALNRD, from the coding sequence GTGTCCTCTCTCTTCCCGGCCCTCTTCCCGACCCCGGCCGACGGGCCCGCCCTGCGGTTCGGCGAGCGCTCACTGACGTACGCGGAACTCGCCGCCGCCGCGGGCGCCACGGCCGGGCGGATGGGGGACGCCGGCCGGGTGGCCGTCTGGGCGACACCGGCGATGGAGACCGCGGTCGCCGTGGTGGCGGCGCTGCTGGCCGGGGTCCCCGCGGTACCGCTCAACCCGAAGTCCGGCGACAAGGAACTGGCGCACATCCTCTCCGACAGCGAGCCGTCGCTGGTCCTGGCCGCTCCGGACGCCGAACTCCCGCCGGCCCTGGGCGCCCTGGAGCGCGTCGACGTCGACGCGCACGCCACCGGGCCGGTGCCCGAGGACCGCTCCGACGACGGGGACCCCGCGCTCGTCGTCTACACCTCCGGCACCACCGGTCCGCCCAAGGGCGCCGTCATCCCCCGGCGCGCGCTCTCGACGACCCTGGACGCGCTCGCCGACGCGTGGCAGTGGACCGGCGACGACGTGCTGGTGCACGGGCTGCCCCTGTTCCACGTGCACGGGCTCGTGCTGGGCATCCTCGGGCCGCTGCGGCGTGGCGGCAGCGTACGGCACCTGGGCAGGTTCTCCGCCGAGGGTGCGGCGCGGGAGCTGAACGACGGCGCGACCATGCTGTTCGGGGTGCCGACGATGTACCACCGGATCGCCGAGTCGCTGCCCGGCGACCCGGAGCTGGCGAAGGCCCTGTCCGGGGCCCGGCTGCTGGTCTCGGGGTCGGCCGCACTGCCCGTGCACGACCACGAGCGGATCGCCGCCGCGACCGGCCGGCGGGTGATCGAGCGGTACGGCATGACGGAGACGCTGATGAACACGAGCGTGCGGGCGGACGGCGAGCCGCGCGCCGGCACCGTGGGCGTGCCGCTGCCCGGGGTGGAGCTGCGACTGGTGGAGGAGGACGGCACGCCGATCGCGGAGCCGGACGGGGAGAGCGTCGGCGAGATCCAGGTGCGCGGCCCGAACCTGTTCACCGAGTACCTCAACCGCCCCGACGCCACCGCGGCCGCCTTCACCGGCGACGGTTTCTTCCGCACCGGCGACATGGCGGTGCGCGACCCCGACGGCTACGTGCGCATCGTCGGCCGCAAGGCCACCGACCTGATCAAGAGCGGCGGGTACAAGATCGGGGCCGGCGAGATCGAGAACGCGCTCCTCGAACACGCGGGGGTGCGGGAGGCGGCCGTCACCGGTGAGCCCGACCCGGACCTCGGGGAGCGGATCGTGGCGTGGATCGTGCCCGCCGACCCCGGGGCGCCGCCGGCCCTGGAGACGCTGGCCGACCACGTGGCCGCCCGGCTCGCCCCGCACAAGCGCCCCCGCGTGGTCCGCTACCTCGACGCGCTGCCCCGCAACGACATGGGGAAGATCATGAAGCGGGCGCTGAACCGTGACTGA
- a CDS encoding carboxyl transferase domain-containing protein — MTDRRSAREFLALVTDDFTELPHPEGRSAPDGPLGWPGYDAARARAAERTGEEESVVCGTGHVAGVRAVLVAFEFGFLGGSLGRRTGDRLEAAYTYARAHRLPVVPLVATGGSRMQEGMLALTQLQRVARESALTREAGLAQIAVVRDPATGGGWATLGAGADVVLALPGAQVGFAGSRVRPPDADPAAYTAEAQVAAGSADAVVPADELRGTLGRWLRLLTAPSGDPAPVPGPLGARDLPATGWDAVRRARRPGRPRAGAYLDAYFTHRVALVGDRCGGTDPDGMLCGFGEHAGRTVAYAAQTGTATGPAGYRTATRLIRLAERLGIPVLTLVDTPGAANDAAAERQGVGAAIAELFGVMASVRTPVTTLVIGEGGSGGALALAAPGRTWATPDSYFSVIAPELAAAILKRGPEEVEATADQLLVRPQDLAELGVIRTGDQLFPGTGDRRSGERM, encoded by the coding sequence GTGACTGACCGCCGGTCCGCGCGGGAGTTCCTCGCCCTCGTCACCGACGACTTCACCGAACTCCCCCACCCCGAGGGCCGGTCGGCGCCCGACGGGCCGCTGGGCTGGCCCGGCTACGACGCCGCCCGCGCCCGCGCCGCCGAGCGCACCGGCGAGGAGGAGTCGGTGGTCTGCGGCACCGGGCACGTGGCGGGTGTGCGGGCCGTGCTCGTCGCGTTCGAGTTCGGGTTCCTCGGCGGTTCGCTGGGCCGGCGCACCGGCGACCGGCTGGAGGCCGCGTACACGTACGCCCGCGCGCACCGGCTGCCGGTCGTGCCGCTGGTCGCCACCGGCGGCAGCCGGATGCAGGAGGGGATGCTCGCGCTGACCCAGCTCCAGCGGGTGGCGCGGGAGTCGGCGCTCACCCGGGAGGCGGGGCTGGCGCAGATCGCGGTGGTGCGGGACCCGGCCACCGGCGGCGGCTGGGCGACCCTGGGCGCGGGCGCCGACGTGGTCCTCGCGCTGCCCGGCGCCCAGGTCGGCTTCGCCGGTTCCCGGGTCCGGCCGCCGGACGCCGATCCGGCGGCGTACACGGCCGAGGCCCAGGTGGCGGCGGGCAGCGCGGACGCGGTCGTACCGGCCGACGAGCTGCGCGGCACGCTGGGCCGGTGGCTGCGGCTGCTGACGGCGCCGTCCGGCGATCCGGCGCCGGTGCCGGGACCGCTGGGGGCGCGGGACCTCCCGGCCACCGGCTGGGACGCGGTCCGCCGGGCCCGGAGACCCGGCCGTCCGCGCGCCGGGGCCTACCTGGACGCCTACTTCACCCACCGCGTCGCCCTCGTCGGGGACCGCTGCGGCGGCACCGACCCGGACGGCATGCTGTGCGGCTTCGGCGAGCACGCGGGGCGGACGGTCGCGTACGCCGCCCAGACGGGGACGGCGACCGGGCCCGCCGGGTACCGCACCGCCACCCGGCTGATCCGTCTCGCGGAGCGGCTCGGCATCCCCGTGCTGACCCTGGTGGACACGCCGGGCGCGGCCAACGACGCGGCGGCGGAACGGCAGGGCGTGGGCGCGGCGATCGCCGAGCTGTTCGGGGTGATGGCCTCGGTGCGCACACCGGTGACCACGCTGGTGATCGGCGAGGGCGGCTCGGGCGGGGCGCTGGCGCTCGCGGCGCCCGGACGCACCTGGGCCACCCCGGACAGCTACTTCTCCGTCATCGCGCCGGAGCTCGCGGCGGCGATCCTGAAGCGAGGGCCCGAGGAGGTGGAGGCGACGGCGGACCAACTGCTGGTGCGTCCACAGGACTTGGCCGAGCTGGGCGTGATCCGAACAGGCGATCAGTTGTTCCCTGGAACAGGTGATCGTCGCTCTGGGGAGCGTATGTGA
- a CDS encoding S8 family serine peptidase: protein MSRGPVGRGATLLSAGLVIALLPTGTAAAQDPPPEPAHPPAAVARDTAARTVTLVTGDRVTVTELGGGRKTVTVERPEGADGAVHTRSSGGRTTVVPDEALPYLRDGSLDERLFDVGELLDQGLADTETGTLPLIVTYEKGARSATPKGTERTRALPSVRGAAVEAGKGRVFWREFTRGAGVDGVWLDGRVTAAMAESNAQIGTPEAWQAGLTGKGVTVAVLDSGVDAGHPDLAGRVTESRSFIAGEEVADRNGHGTHVASTVGGSGAASDGKEKGVAPDAALAVGKVLNDSGSGSESEIIAGMEWAARDVDADIVSMSLGSTEPSDGTDPMAEAVNSLSRETGALFVIAAGNTGAPSSIGSPGAADAALTVGAVDLADEAAWFTSAGPRHGDQALKPDLSAPGVGILAARSRLAEGSGDYIAMDGTSMATPHVSGVAALLAEQHPDWTGARLKDALMSTSKGLDASAYQVGAGRVSVPDAIAADVTATGSADLGFHAWPHDDDEPVARTVTYTNSSDNAVELQLSAQGAPEGVVTLADTALTVPAHGTATTTVTGAASKAPAGTTSGRIVASGADGKPVAHTAFGLVKEDERYTLTVRVKDRSGAASPADLVVQHLAEGVDPVPAHVGDSGTLELRLAPGTYSLTSFLDVRGSHGADSLGLGFLAAPEVVLDRDREITLDGTELREISADVPKRTETRQLLMEYDRSAGGADLFGAVQVPLKYDSIFAAPTKEVTEGRFEYRTVWRLGKPQLEVKGLGEAVVQPGGTLTEGRGRLPLVDVGGGPFPAGVRGKAVLARLTEGTEPAALAQAAQDAGVKALFVTDDAPGRLMAWWGTDDNADRPLQIATVDADDAKRLRKAGRVDMTGTRDTPYVYDLSEGHPGAVPDRDLTYEPGRRGLAEVRTRYHGAEPASGGEFRYSITDTFPIGLGFKERIAYPAERTEYVSTGPGQLWHESVTSAGEALEERSGLVRYRGGDRTELNWFKPVWHPYLGTGLGWGQQRAGSRLQFNAPGWGDSGPDHTGFGDVWSEESGMTQTTSVYLDGALVDEGPSSAAYVDEAPADEHTYRLVTDTALDAARWPLATEGHAEWTFRSAETPDDRWTFLPLINLSFDVDTDLAGEVRGGKRLRVGLGAEYVAGAAGTGRIGDGRLEVSYDDGKSWRKVPLRDGDGTASWRGTLDVPRDAERVSLRASARDDRGGSVTQEIVRAVAVR from the coding sequence ATGAGCAGAGGACCAGTCGGACGCGGGGCGACCCTCCTGTCGGCGGGGCTCGTGATCGCGTTGCTGCCGACCGGGACGGCGGCGGCACAGGATCCGCCCCCGGAGCCGGCGCACCCCCCGGCCGCCGTGGCCCGGGACACCGCGGCCCGCACCGTCACCCTCGTCACCGGCGACCGGGTGACCGTCACGGAACTCGGCGGCGGACGGAAGACCGTCACGGTCGAGCGGCCCGAGGGCGCCGACGGCGCCGTGCACACCCGCAGTTCAGGCGGCCGGACCACCGTCGTACCCGACGAGGCCCTGCCGTACCTGCGCGACGGCAGCCTCGACGAACGGCTCTTCGACGTCGGTGAGTTGCTGGATCAGGGCCTCGCCGACACCGAGACCGGCACGCTGCCGCTGATCGTGACCTACGAGAAGGGCGCCCGGTCCGCCACCCCGAAGGGCACCGAGCGGACGCGGGCGCTGCCCAGCGTGCGCGGGGCCGCGGTGGAGGCCGGCAAGGGGCGCGTTTTCTGGCGGGAATTCACCCGTGGCGCCGGTGTCGACGGGGTGTGGCTCGACGGCAGGGTCACCGCGGCCATGGCCGAGTCCAACGCGCAGATCGGCACCCCGGAGGCCTGGCAGGCCGGGCTGACCGGCAAGGGCGTCACCGTCGCCGTGCTGGACAGCGGCGTGGACGCGGGCCACCCCGACCTGGCCGGACGGGTCACGGAGAGCCGGAGCTTCATCGCGGGGGAGGAGGTCGCCGACCGCAACGGGCACGGCACGCACGTCGCCTCCACCGTCGGCGGCAGCGGCGCGGCCTCCGACGGCAAGGAGAAGGGCGTCGCGCCCGACGCCGCGCTCGCGGTCGGCAAGGTGCTGAACGACTCCGGTTCGGGCAGCGAGTCGGAGATCATCGCCGGCATGGAGTGGGCCGCCCGGGACGTGGACGCCGACATCGTCTCCATGAGCCTCGGCTCGACCGAGCCCAGCGACGGCACCGACCCGATGGCCGAGGCCGTCAACAGCCTGTCCCGCGAGACCGGCGCCCTGTTCGTCATCGCGGCCGGCAACACCGGCGCCCCGTCCTCCATCGGCTCGCCCGGCGCGGCCGACGCCGCGCTGACCGTCGGGGCCGTGGACTTGGCGGACGAGGCGGCCTGGTTCACCAGCGCCGGACCCCGCCACGGCGACCAGGCGCTCAAGCCCGACCTGTCCGCACCGGGCGTCGGCATCCTCGCGGCCCGGTCCCGGCTCGCCGAGGGCAGTGGCGACTACATCGCCATGGACGGTACGTCGATGGCGACGCCGCACGTCTCGGGCGTGGCCGCCCTGCTCGCCGAGCAGCACCCCGACTGGACCGGCGCGCGGCTCAAGGACGCGCTGATGTCCACGTCGAAGGGGCTCGACGCCTCCGCGTACCAGGTGGGCGCGGGCCGGGTGAGCGTGCCGGACGCCATCGCGGCCGACGTCACCGCCACGGGCAGCGCCGACCTCGGCTTCCACGCCTGGCCCCACGACGACGACGAGCCCGTCGCGCGCACCGTCACCTACACCAACTCCTCCGACAACGCTGTCGAGTTGCAGCTCTCCGCGCAGGGCGCCCCCGAGGGCGTCGTCACTCTCGCCGACACCGCCCTCACGGTGCCCGCGCACGGCACCGCCACCACCACCGTCACCGGCGCCGCGTCCAAGGCCCCGGCCGGGACGACGAGCGGCCGGATCGTGGCGTCCGGCGCGGACGGAAAGCCCGTCGCGCACACGGCGTTCGGGCTGGTCAAGGAGGACGAGCGGTACACGCTGACGGTGCGCGTCAAGGACCGTTCCGGTGCCGCCTCCCCGGCCGACCTGGTCGTCCAGCACCTCGCCGAGGGCGTCGACCCCGTCCCCGCGCACGTCGGCGACTCCGGCACCCTGGAGCTGCGTCTCGCGCCGGGGACGTACAGCCTGACCTCGTTCCTCGACGTGCGCGGCAGCCATGGCGCCGACTCGCTCGGACTCGGGTTCCTCGCCGCGCCGGAGGTCGTCCTCGACCGGGACCGCGAGATCACCCTGGACGGCACGGAGCTGCGGGAGATCAGCGCGGACGTGCCGAAGCGCACCGAGACCCGGCAGCTGCTCATGGAGTACGACCGCAGCGCCGGCGGCGCCGACCTGTTCGGCGCGGTCCAGGTGCCGCTGAAGTACGACAGCATCTTCGCCGCACCGACGAAGGAGGTCACCGAGGGCCGCTTCGAGTACCGGACCGTGTGGCGGCTCGGCAAGCCGCAGTTGGAGGTCAAGGGGCTCGGCGAGGCCGTCGTCCAGCCGGGCGGCACCCTGACCGAGGGCCGCGGCCGGCTGCCGCTGGTGGACGTCGGGGGCGGCCCCTTCCCGGCGGGGGTCCGGGGCAAGGCGGTCCTCGCGCGGCTCACCGAGGGCACCGAACCGGCCGCCCTCGCGCAGGCCGCCCAGGACGCGGGCGTGAAGGCACTGTTCGTCACGGACGACGCGCCCGGCCGTCTGATGGCCTGGTGGGGCACGGACGACAACGCCGACCGGCCGCTCCAGATCGCCACGGTCGACGCGGACGACGCCAAGCGGCTGCGGAAGGCCGGGCGGGTCGACATGACCGGCACCCGCGACACGCCCTACGTGTACGACCTGTCCGAGGGGCACCCCGGTGCCGTGCCCGACCGGGACCTCACCTACGAGCCCGGGCGGCGCGGCCTCGCCGAGGTGCGGACCCGGTACCACGGGGCCGAGCCCGCGAGCGGCGGCGAGTTCCGGTACTCGATCACCGACACGTTCCCGATCGGCCTCGGTTTCAAGGAGCGGATCGCCTACCCGGCCGAGCGCACCGAGTACGTGTCCACCGGTCCGGGCCAGCTGTGGCACGAGTCCGTGACGAGCGCCGGGGAGGCGCTGGAGGAGCGGAGCGGACTGGTCCGGTACCGGGGCGGTGACCGCACGGAGCTGAACTGGTTCAAGCCGGTCTGGCACCCGTACCTCGGCACGGGGCTCGGCTGGGGGCAGCAGCGCGCGGGCAGCCGGCTCCAGTTCAACGCCCCCGGGTGGGGCGACTCCGGTCCCGACCACACCGGCTTCGGCGACGTGTGGAGCGAGGAGAGCGGGATGACGCAGACCACGTCGGTGTACCTGGACGGCGCACTGGTCGACGAGGGGCCGAGTTCCGCCGCCTACGTGGACGAGGCGCCGGCCGACGAGCACACGTACCGGCTCGTCACCGACACCGCGCTCGACGCGGCACGCTGGCCGCTCGCCACCGAGGGGCACGCGGAGTGGACCTTCCGCTCGGCCGAGACCCCGGACGACCGGTGGACCTTCCTGCCCCTGATCAACCTCTCCTTCGACGTCGACACCGACCTCGCGGGCGAGGTGCGCGGCGGCAAGAGGCTGCGGGTCGGGCTCGGCGCCGAGTACGTGGCGGGCGCCGCCGGCACCGGCCGGATCGGCGACGGCCGTCTCGAGGTGTCGTACGACGACGGGAAGTCCTGGCGGAAGGTGCCGCTGCGCGACGGTGACGGGACGGCGTCCTGGCGCGGGACGCTGGACGTGCCGCGCGACGCCGAGCGCGTCTCGCTGCGGGCCTCGGCGCGCGACGACCGGGGCGGCTCGGTCACGCAGGAGATCGTGCGGGCCGTGGCCGTGCGGTGA
- a CDS encoding CU044_2847 family protein, with product MDGLVEFKTGDGVRVVVEGVEDEDGARLVSRGDGPARAARTFEDSLEGVRAAAASALRVFRDGTLRPDAVELEFGVKLSAEAGAVIAKGTAEGHLVVKLSWAPEPGPARPEGPDAAARS from the coding sequence ATGGACGGGTTGGTCGAGTTCAAGACCGGGGACGGCGTGCGGGTGGTCGTCGAGGGCGTCGAGGACGAGGACGGCGCGCGACTGGTCTCGCGCGGCGACGGACCCGCCCGGGCGGCCCGCACCTTCGAGGACTCCCTGGAGGGCGTCCGGGCGGCGGCCGCGTCCGCGCTGCGGGTCTTCAGGGACGGCACGCTCAGACCCGACGCGGTGGAGCTGGAGTTCGGGGTCAAGCTGAGCGCGGAGGCCGGCGCGGTCATCGCGAAGGGCACGGCGGAAGGCCATCTGGTGGTGAAGCTGAGCTGGGCTCCGGAGCCCGGACCCGCGCGCCCCGAGGGCCCGGACGCCGCCGCACGGTCATGA